One Staphylococcus simiae genomic region harbors:
- a CDS encoding DMT family transporter — MAWIWLFIAGCFEILGVVLLNELNRTNNKLYIVLIAIAFVFSFSTLKIAMNTIPMGTAYAIWTGIGTAGGTLIGMLIYQESKKLSRILCLLLIIISVIGLKLIS; from the coding sequence ATGGCATGGATATGGTTATTTATAGCAGGATGTTTCGAAATTTTAGGTGTCGTGCTATTAAATGAATTAAATCGTACTAATAATAAACTTTATATCGTTTTAATCGCTATTGCATTTGTGTTTAGTTTTTCTACTTTAAAAATAGCTATGAATACTATCCCAATGGGAACTGCGTATGCAATTTGGACTGGTATCGGAACTGCTGGCGGAACGCTCATAGGTATGTTAATTTATCAAGAATCTAAAAAATTAAGTCGTATCCTATGTCTCTTATTAATCATTATATCAGTCATAGGTCTAAAATTAATAAGTTAA
- a CDS encoding 2-hydroxyacid dehydrogenase family protein yields the protein MEKVYVAGAIPEVGLKLLQEHFDVVDMYEGDGLIDKDTLIEGVKDATALISLLSTNVDQDVIDAGNKLKVIANYGAGFNNVDIEYARDKGIDVTNTPKASTNATADLTIGLVLAVARRIVEGDELSRTKGFDGWAPLFFRGREVSGKTIGVIGLGEIGSAVAKRARAFDMDVLYTGPHRKEEKEHDIGAKYVDLDTLLKNADFITINAAYSPKLHHLIDTEQFKIMKPTAYLINAARGPIVYEEALVQALKDKEIEGAALDVYEFEPKITDELKSFSNVVLTPHIGNATFEARDMMSRIVANAAISASKGETLQFIVN from the coding sequence ATGGAAAAAGTTTATGTTGCAGGTGCAATTCCAGAGGTCGGATTAAAATTACTACAAGAACACTTTGATGTTGTTGATATGTATGAAGGTGACGGCCTTATTGATAAAGATACATTAATTGAAGGTGTCAAAGATGCTACAGCTTTAATTAGTTTACTATCTACCAACGTAGATCAAGATGTTATAGATGCGGGTAACAAATTGAAAGTGATCGCAAACTATGGTGCTGGTTTCAATAATGTCGATATTGAGTATGCTCGTGACAAAGGCATCGATGTGACTAACACACCAAAAGCATCTACGAATGCTACAGCTGATTTAACAATCGGTTTAGTTTTAGCTGTTGCTAGACGTATTGTGGAAGGTGATGAATTATCTCGCACAAAAGGTTTCGATGGTTGGGCACCATTGTTCTTTAGAGGTAGAGAAGTATCCGGCAAAACAATCGGTGTTATTGGTTTAGGTGAAATTGGTAGTGCCGTTGCTAAACGTGCAAGAGCTTTTGATATGGATGTATTATATACAGGTCCACATCGTAAAGAGGAAAAAGAACATGACATTGGTGCTAAATATGTAGATTTAGACACATTATTAAAAAACGCTGACTTTATCACAATCAATGCTGCATATAGTCCAAAGCTACACCATCTTATCGATACTGAACAATTCAAAATTATGAAACCAACAGCTTATTTAATTAATGCTGCAAGAGGTCCAATTGTTTATGAAGAGGCGTTAGTTCAAGCATTAAAAGATAAAGAAATCGAAGGCGCTGCTTTAGATGTTTATGAATTCGAACCAAAAATTACTGACGAACTAAAATCATTTAGTAATGTTGTTCTAACACCTCATATCGGTAATGCTACATTTGAAGCACGTGATATGATGTCTAGAATTGTAGCTAATGCTGCTATAAGCGCATCTAAAGGTGAAACACTTCAATTTATCGTAAACTAA
- a CDS encoding FAD-dependent monooxygenase, with the protein MKVAIIGAGIGGLTAAALLQQQGHTVKVFEKNDKVDEIGAGIGIGENVLKKLGQHDLAKGIKNAGQNLTSLAVLDDKGNTLTVANLKSNTLNVTLPRQTLIELIQSYIRGEVIYTNHKVTTIDNDNDKVTVHFEQADSEDFDLCIGADGLHSKVRQVVNPDSKVLYEGYTCFRGVVDDIQLAHPQCGKEYWGRKGRVGIVPLLNNQAYWFITINAKEHDLKYQAFGKPHLQAYFNHFPNEVREVLDKQSETGILLHDIYDLKPLKSFVYGRTILLGDAAHATTPNMGQGAGQAMEDAIVLTNCLETYDFEEALQRYNKLRVKHTKKVILRSRKIGKIAQYHNRLLISIRNKVMKILPNGISSAQTKFLFKAKEK; encoded by the coding sequence ATGAAAGTAGCAATTATTGGGGCAGGTATTGGTGGACTGACAGCTGCAGCGTTATTACAGCAACAAGGACATACTGTTAAAGTTTTTGAAAAAAATGATAAAGTTGATGAAATTGGAGCAGGAATAGGTATTGGAGAAAATGTCTTAAAAAAATTAGGACAACATGATTTAGCCAAAGGTATTAAAAATGCTGGTCAAAATTTAACTTCATTAGCTGTACTTGATGATAAAGGGAATACGTTAACTGTAGCAAATTTAAAAAGTAATACACTAAATGTAACGCTACCTAGACAGACTTTAATTGAATTAATACAATCTTATATTCGTGGTGAAGTTATTTATACTAATCATAAAGTAACAACAATAGACAATGACAATGATAAAGTGACAGTACATTTTGAACAAGCTGATAGTGAAGATTTTGATTTATGTATCGGTGCAGATGGACTTCATTCAAAAGTCAGACAAGTAGTGAATCCAGATAGTAAAGTATTATATGAAGGTTATACTTGTTTTAGAGGTGTGGTTGATGACATTCAGCTAGCACATCCTCAATGTGGTAAAGAGTATTGGGGCAGAAAAGGTAGAGTGGGCATTGTTCCATTATTAAATAATCAAGCTTACTGGTTTATTACTATTAATGCTAAAGAACATGACTTGAAGTATCAAGCGTTTGGTAAGCCTCATTTACAAGCTTATTTTAATCATTTTCCAAATGAAGTAAGAGAAGTACTTGATAAACAAAGTGAGACAGGTATATTACTTCATGATATTTATGACTTAAAACCACTGAAATCATTTGTTTATGGTCGTACCATTTTATTAGGAGATGCTGCACATGCTACAACACCTAATATGGGACAAGGTGCAGGACAAGCAATGGAAGATGCGATTGTATTGACGAATTGTTTAGAAACATATGATTTTGAAGAGGCATTGCAACGATATAATAAATTAAGAGTAAAACACACTAAAAAAGTTATTTTACGCTCTAGAAAAATTGGGAAAATAGCACAATACCATAATCGTTTATTGATAAGTATAAGAAATAAAGTAATGAAAATATTGCCAAATGGTATATCATCAGCACAAACCAAGTTTTTATTTAAAGCGAAAGAAAAGTAA
- a CDS encoding N-acetylglucosaminidase: MAKKVKIKTSTIILLIIIAIFAILLVVNETKLFSNDINYTFAQALAKQSSKDVLHTKEQQGQFVEANKKDIQNAMMIGHKDNKLQYMDISEKVPLSEQEINNILQDKGVLKNQGKAFLEAQDKYEVNAIYLISHALVETGNGRSELAQGIKDGNKRYYNFFGIGAFDSSAVRSGKSYAKEQQWTSPSKAILGGAKFIRNDYFDNQQITLYQMRWNPKDPAQHQYASDIHWANHIAEIMDKYYQQLGIKKDDIRKSYYKT, from the coding sequence ATGGCTAAAAAAGTGAAAATAAAGACTTCTACAATCATCTTGCTTATCATTATAGCTATTTTTGCAATACTTTTAGTTGTCAATGAAACAAAATTATTTAGTAATGATATTAATTATACATTTGCTCAAGCTTTAGCTAAACAAAGTAGTAAAGATGTGTTGCATACTAAAGAACAGCAAGGACAATTTGTTGAAGCAAATAAAAAAGATATCCAAAATGCTATGATGATTGGGCATAAAGATAATAAATTACAATATATGGATATTTCTGAAAAGGTACCTTTATCTGAACAAGAAATTAATAATATATTACAAGATAAAGGTGTTTTAAAAAATCAAGGTAAAGCTTTTCTTGAAGCTCAAGATAAGTACGAAGTGAATGCCATTTATTTAATAAGTCATGCTTTAGTTGAAACTGGGAATGGACGGTCTGAACTGGCACAAGGTATTAAGGATGGTAACAAACGTTATTATAATTTCTTTGGTATCGGTGCGTTTGATAGTAGTGCAGTCCGTAGTGGAAAAAGTTATGCTAAAGAACAACAGTGGACATCGCCAAGTAAAGCCATTTTAGGTGGTGCTAAGTTTATAAGAAATGACTACTTTGATAACCAACAGATTACGTTATATCAAATGAGATGGAACCCAAAAGATCCAGCGCAACATCAGTATGCTAGTGATATTCATTGGGCGAATCACATTGCAGAGATTATGGATAAGTACTATCAGCAATTGGGCATTAAAAAAGATGATATTCGTAAATCATATTATAAAACATAG
- a CDS encoding DUF1641 domain-containing protein — protein MAERISSKITRLEKSEEQIKLESLNEVTDAIAANKDSILKAIKLFKTLDDAKLLDALNGAIRGRQVIINKFAVELNKDIYTGLMSNMAALVFLLGDLNVSDLSEFLNKVNKGLSVANQASDNSKTTIRSLLGVLKDDDMNRSLTYMLNMLKGMSRDE, from the coding sequence ATGGCAGAAAGAATATCTTCTAAAATTACTCGCTTAGAAAAATCTGAAGAGCAAATTAAACTTGAAAGTTTAAATGAAGTAACTGATGCAATTGCAGCAAATAAAGATAGTATTTTAAAAGCAATTAAGTTATTTAAAACGTTAGATGATGCCAAATTATTAGATGCCTTGAATGGAGCAATTCGTGGTCGTCAAGTTATCATTAATAAATTTGCCGTCGAATTAAATAAAGATATTTATACTGGCTTGATGTCAAATATGGCTGCGTTAGTATTCTTATTAGGTGACTTGAACGTGTCTGATTTAAGTGAATTCTTAAATAAAGTCAATAAAGGTTTAAGTGTCGCTAACCAAGCAAGTGATAATTCTAAAACAACAATTAGAAGCTTGTTAGGTGTATTAAAAGATGATGACATGAATCGTAGTTTAACGTATATGCTAAATATGCTTAAAGGTATGTCTAGAGATGAATAA
- the fdhF gene encoding formate dehydrogenase subunit alpha, with product MQEHLVVTLDGKDYLVEPGTNLLEFIKSQDTFVPSICYNESMGPIQTCDTCTVEIDGKIERSCSTTIDRPMTVNTVNNEVKDAQKEALDRILEKHMLYCTVCDYNNGDCEIHNTMDAWGLQHQTYEYKEKPYEKDYGPFYRYDPNQCILCGRCVEACQDIEVNETIRIDWDREHPRVIWDNDVPINESSCVSCGQCATVCPCNAMMEVNMEGNVGYMTDTEPGSLAAMIDLTKKAEPGYGPLFAISDSEAEMRKERIKKTKTVCTYCGVGCSFEVWTKDREILKVQPSHDSPANKIATCVKGKFSWGHINSDQRLTKPLVRKNGEFHEVEWDEALKVVADNFNKIKTQHGPDALSFISSSKATNEESYLMQKLARQVIGTNNVDNCSRYCQAPATKGLFRTVGHGGDSGSIEDLEKSAMSVLIGTNTAEAHPVIASRMKRAQKLFGQRMHVFDIRKHEMAERADRFYQPKPGTDLAWLSAVTKYIIDHDLHDKDFIAKWVDDFDEYYKSLETFTMEFAEEATGIAKEDLISFAEECAKAESVVICWAMGITQQDIGSDSSTAISNLLLVTGNYRRPGTGAYPLRGHNNVQGCSDMGSMPDKITGYQSIEADDIRAKFEKEYGVELNPKPGKDNHQMVEGIHDGEIHSLYLYGEDTGIVDSNINFVQAAFEKLDFMVVQDEFLTFTATFADVVLPASPSLEKDGTFTNTERRIQRLYQALKPLGDSKPDWQIFQAIAKEMGFDWNYKHPGEVMDEIARVTPLYAGVSYDRLEGFNSLQWPVHEDGTDEPLLYQEGFNFDNGRAKLFPLSFDNYFKQDEVYDLHVNNGRLLEHFHEGNMTYQTPMLKYKVPNAFVEISPELAEDRGIHEGAEVKLISDSGEATLLVHVTDRVKGKEIYIPLNNDAMENGDMGAINLLTNSDVDKYTDTPSYKRTSARLEVITKRGKSPLNPNNFRVGKTRHPQYSVQVQKKWERDDYVFPGNQVNK from the coding sequence ATGCAAGAACATTTGGTAGTCACACTTGACGGCAAAGATTATCTTGTTGAACCTGGCACGAATTTACTTGAGTTTATTAAATCTCAAGATACGTTTGTACCTTCAATTTGTTATAACGAATCGATGGGACCTATACAAACTTGTGATACATGTACAGTAGAAATCGACGGAAAGATTGAACGTTCATGTAGTACAACGATTGATCGTCCTATGACAGTAAACACTGTTAATAATGAAGTTAAAGATGCTCAAAAAGAAGCATTAGACCGTATTTTAGAAAAGCATATGCTGTATTGTACAGTATGTGATTACAATAATGGAGATTGTGAAATCCATAATACAATGGACGCATGGGGTCTCCAACATCAAACATACGAATATAAAGAGAAACCATATGAAAAAGATTATGGTCCGTTTTATAGATACGATCCAAACCAATGTATTTTATGTGGTCGTTGTGTTGAAGCATGTCAAGATATCGAAGTAAACGAAACAATTAGAATTGATTGGGATCGTGAACATCCACGTGTTATTTGGGATAATGATGTGCCAATTAATGAATCTTCATGTGTATCTTGTGGACAATGTGCAACTGTATGTCCATGTAACGCAATGATGGAAGTAAATATGGAAGGTAATGTTGGTTATATGACAGATACTGAACCTGGTTCATTAGCTGCTATGATTGATTTAACTAAAAAAGCAGAACCGGGTTATGGTCCATTATTTGCTATTTCTGATTCAGAAGCTGAAATGCGTAAAGAGCGTATTAAGAAAACTAAAACAGTATGTACATATTGTGGTGTTGGTTGCTCATTCGAAGTTTGGACTAAAGATAGAGAAATCTTAAAAGTACAACCTTCACACGATTCACCAGCCAATAAAATTGCGACATGTGTTAAAGGTAAATTCTCTTGGGGTCATATTAATTCTGATCAACGTTTAACTAAGCCTTTAGTTAGAAAAAATGGTGAATTCCATGAAGTAGAGTGGGACGAAGCATTAAAAGTTGTAGCAGATAACTTTAATAAAATTAAAACACAACATGGTCCTGATGCATTATCATTTATTTCTTCTTCTAAAGCAACGAACGAAGAATCTTATTTAATGCAAAAATTAGCACGTCAAGTTATTGGAACAAATAATGTAGATAACTGTTCAAGATATTGCCAAGCACCTGCGACTAAAGGTCTATTTAGAACGGTAGGTCATGGTGGAGACTCTGGTAGTATTGAAGACTTAGAAAAATCAGCAATGTCAGTGTTAATTGGGACAAATACAGCAGAAGCACATCCAGTTATCGCATCACGTATGAAACGTGCTCAAAAATTATTTGGTCAAAGAATGCATGTTTTTGATATTAGAAAACATGAAATGGCTGAACGTGCTGATCGTTTCTATCAACCTAAACCTGGTACTGACTTAGCATGGTTAAGCGCAGTAACAAAATATATTATTGATCATGATTTACATGATAAAGACTTCATTGCTAAATGGGTAGACGATTTTGATGAATATTATAAATCATTAGAAACATTTACAATGGAATTTGCTGAAGAAGCGACAGGTATTGCTAAAGAAGACTTAATTAGTTTTGCTGAAGAATGTGCTAAAGCTGAATCAGTAGTTATATGTTGGGCAATGGGTATTACACAACAAGATATCGGTAGTGATTCAAGTACAGCAATTTCTAATTTATTATTAGTAACTGGTAACTATCGTCGCCCAGGCACTGGTGCTTATCCATTACGTGGACATAATAACGTTCAAGGATGTAGTGATATGGGTAGTATGCCTGATAAAATCACTGGTTATCAAAGTATTGAAGCGGATGATATTCGTGCTAAATTCGAAAAAGAATATGGTGTAGAATTAAATCCAAAACCTGGTAAAGATAACCATCAAATGGTTGAAGGTATCCATGACGGCGAAATACATTCATTATACTTATATGGTGAAGATACTGGTATCGTTGATTCAAATATTAATTTTGTTCAAGCAGCATTTGAAAAATTAGACTTCATGGTAGTACAAGATGAATTCTTAACATTTACTGCAACATTTGCTGATGTCGTATTACCAGCTAGTCCATCATTAGAAAAAGATGGTACATTTACTAATACTGAACGTCGTATTCAACGTTTATACCAAGCATTGAAACCATTAGGCGATTCAAAACCAGATTGGCAAATCTTCCAAGCAATCGCTAAAGAAATGGGATTTGATTGGAATTATAAACATCCAGGTGAAGTCATGGACGAAATCGCGCGCGTAACACCTTTATATGCTGGTGTGAGTTACGATCGTTTAGAAGGCTTCAACAGTTTACAGTGGCCTGTACATGAAGATGGTACGGATGAACCATTGTTATACCAAGAAGGCTTCAATTTTGATAATGGACGAGCTAAATTATTCCCATTATCATTTGATAACTACTTCAAACAAGATGAAGTTTATGATTTACATGTAAACAATGGTAGATTGTTAGAACATTTCCATGAAGGAAATATGACTTATCAAACACCAATGTTAAAATACAAAGTACCTAATGCATTTGTTGAAATTTCACCAGAGTTAGCAGAAGATCGTGGTATACATGAAGGTGCAGAAGTTAAATTAATTTCTGACTCAGGTGAAGCAACATTACTTGTCCATGTTACAGATCGTGTTAAAGGTAAAGAAATTTATATACCATTAAATAATGATGCTATGGAAAATGGAGACATGGGTGCAATTAACTTACTGACAAATAGTGATGTTGATAAGTATACTGATACACCATCATATAAACGTACAAGTGCGCGCTTAGAAGTTATAACGAAACGTGGTAAATCACCATTGAATCCAAATAACTTCCGTGTAGGTAAAACACGTCACCCACAATACAGTGTTCAAGTTCAGAAAAAATGGGAAAGAGACGATTATGTTTTCCCAGGAAATCAGGTGAATAAATAA
- a CDS encoding LCP family protein: MSLPKKIFLWVFGILVLLAIIAVVYVAAKVFITGNKIHNPLDRSHSELRDKNVSLKDGDPFTIALFGVDSDSERKKNGGGERSDSIMILSVNPKAKKTELVSIPRDTKADIVGRGTSEKIAHAYAYGGPNMAVKSLEKLMNVPIDHYATIDMDGLHDMIDSIGGVDVTSNDTFTVSGLKFSKGEKTHVDGDEALKFIRSRKEEGAGGDFGRQQRQQLVLEAMANKMASPSSITHFNSLMNEIQNNVKTDLTLSDLNTIRSNYKDANDTVNKHQLSGEGGIQSDGLYYFVPSDASKSENTKLLRDNLE; the protein is encoded by the coding sequence ATGAGCCTACCAAAGAAAATATTTTTATGGGTATTTGGGATATTGGTTTTATTAGCGATTATCGCAGTTGTTTATGTGGCAGCTAAAGTTTTTATTACAGGAAATAAAATACATAATCCATTAGATCGCAGTCATTCAGAACTTCGAGATAAAAATGTCAGCTTAAAAGATGGAGATCCATTTACGATTGCTTTATTTGGCGTTGACTCAGATTCAGAGCGTAAGAAAAATGGTGGAGGCGAGCGCAGCGATAGTATTATGATATTATCGGTTAACCCTAAAGCAAAGAAAACAGAACTAGTAAGTATTCCACGTGATACTAAAGCAGATATTGTAGGACGAGGTACAAGTGAGAAAATTGCACATGCCTATGCTTATGGTGGTCCTAATATGGCTGTGAAATCACTTGAGAAATTAATGAATGTACCAATTGATCACTATGCAACGATTGATATGGATGGATTGCATGATATGATTGATAGTATTGGTGGAGTCGATGTTACTAGTAATGATACCTTTACTGTCAGTGGTTTGAAATTCTCAAAAGGTGAGAAAACACATGTAGATGGTGACGAAGCACTTAAATTTATACGTAGTCGTAAAGAAGAAGGTGCTGGTGGTGACTTTGGTCGTCAACAACGTCAACAATTAGTATTAGAAGCGATGGCTAATAAAATGGCTAGTCCGTCATCTATTACACATTTTAATAGCTTAATGAATGAAATACAAAATAATGTTAAAACAGATTTAACATTGAGTGATTTAAATACTATAAGAAGCAACTATAAAGATGCTAATGATACTGTTAATAAACACCAATTAAGCGGTGAAGGTGGTATCCAAAGTGATGGATTATATTACTTTGTACCAAGTGATGCATCTAAATCAGAAAACACTAAATTATTAAGAGACAATTTAGAATAA
- a CDS encoding inositol monophosphatase family protein, with amino-acid sequence MDNKILQYLDDVICEWMTNLDNIIPPLIADMKTSTKKNRFDLVTNVDKQIQNQFETFLNEHFPTHHLLGEEKNNQFIHEDIEHLWIMDPIDGTANLVKQQEDYCIILAYFVNGEPLLSYIYDYPRGVLYKAIKGQGAFANGQPLLEPKSLALQDAIVSFNAQVINIETVQMLLASSFSYRLIGACGLDSIRVIKGQFGAHVNTNPKPWDIAAQFLFAEELGLKMTNLTGQPINHLQAGPFIISNPSCHQEVLDILNSHGGYQK; translated from the coding sequence ATCGATAATAAGATATTGCAATATTTAGATGATGTAATTTGTGAGTGGATGACTAATTTAGATAATATTATTCCGCCATTAATAGCAGACATGAAAACATCGACTAAAAAGAATCGCTTTGATTTAGTGACTAATGTAGACAAACAAATTCAAAATCAATTTGAAACGTTTTTGAATGAACATTTTCCTACACATCATTTATTAGGGGAAGAAAAAAATAATCAATTTATACATGAAGATATTGAGCATTTATGGATTATGGACCCGATAGACGGTACAGCTAATCTGGTTAAACAACAAGAAGACTATTGCATCATTTTAGCTTATTTTGTTAATGGAGAGCCATTATTATCCTATATTTATGATTATCCTCGTGGTGTGCTTTATAAAGCTATTAAAGGGCAAGGAGCTTTTGCCAATGGGCAACCATTATTGGAACCTAAATCACTTGCATTACAGGATGCTATTGTGTCATTTAATGCACAAGTGATTAATATTGAAACGGTACAAATGTTACTGGCTTCATCATTTAGCTATAGATTGATTGGTGCATGCGGTTTGGATTCAATAAGAGTAATCAAAGGACAATTTGGTGCTCATGTTAATACTAATCCTAAGCCGTGGGATATTGCAGCACAATTTTTATTTGCTGAGGAATTGGGATTGAAGATGACTAATCTAACTGGACAACCTATCAACCATCTTCAAGCTGGACCATTTATCATTAGTAATCCATCATGCCATCAAGAAGTATTAGATATTTTAAATAGTCATGGTGGGTACCAAAAATAG
- a CDS encoding helix-turn-helix transcriptional regulator, with protein MNKAERQNLIITLIQQNNKMTALELAERCHVSKRTILRDIDELENQGVKIYAHHGKNGGYQIQQTQSKIAVNLTESELSALFLVLKESQSYSTLPYKNEINAILKQCLTLPQTRLRKLLKRLDFYIKFEEENLTALPYLFSDILIYCTERNVMLVDYQEDGHITAENIIFIGLLCKKGHWLAVVYDIGLGCTRELEISNILDISYSFRKTIQTHDISIDNYQQFLNPIDTPD; from the coding sequence TTGAACAAAGCTGAAAGACAAAATTTAATTATTACTTTAATACAACAAAATAATAAAATGACCGCGCTCGAATTAGCTGAACGTTGCCACGTTTCAAAACGGACAATTTTAAGAGATATTGATGAATTAGAAAACCAAGGTGTAAAAATTTATGCACATCACGGTAAAAATGGTGGCTATCAAATTCAACAAACACAGTCTAAAATTGCAGTGAATTTAACTGAAAGTGAACTATCCGCCTTATTTTTAGTATTAAAAGAAAGTCAATCTTATTCAACGTTACCATATAAAAATGAAATCAACGCTATTCTTAAACAGTGTTTAACTTTACCTCAAACACGTTTACGAAAATTACTAAAACGATTAGATTTTTATATCAAATTTGAAGAGGAAAACTTAACAGCGCTGCCTTATTTATTTTCTGATATTTTAATTTATTGTACTGAAAGAAATGTAATGCTAGTCGACTATCAAGAAGATGGACATATTACAGCTGAAAATATCATCTTTATCGGCTTACTTTGTAAGAAAGGTCACTGGCTTGCAGTCGTATATGATATTGGGTTGGGTTGTACTAGAGAATTGGAAATCTCAAATATCCTAGATATTTCATACTCATTTAGAAAGACAATTCAAACACACGACATATCTATCGATAACTATCAGCAATTTTTAAACCCCATTGATACGCCTGATTAG
- a CDS encoding CPBP family intramembrane glutamic endopeptidase has product MSKVKTKYSFKDIAWRDLLLLPILIVAMFGLMFISGLLFSMYKSEMNQLEMALLSTLSQIVAYIIVIVVFYLLHFKTMTVRFKKGIAYIKKHWLFIGILYIVSMILMSGYGYATQWLPKHLQFDETQNELEINQLFNVTWFLPFTFLLIVILAPVIEEIFFRHILIGELGKKFNFIVMSIISLILFAAMHVTEAKSPFELGPYLILACALVFIYLKSGRNLGASIAFHILNNLISFIISIITLR; this is encoded by the coding sequence ATGAGCAAAGTTAAAACAAAGTATAGTTTTAAAGATATAGCTTGGCGTGATTTACTATTATTACCAATATTAATAGTGGCTATGTTTGGTTTAATGTTTATTTCAGGTTTACTGTTTAGTATGTATAAGAGTGAAATGAATCAATTAGAAATGGCTTTGCTGTCTACATTGTCACAAATTGTAGCGTATATCATTGTAATAGTTGTATTTTACTTGTTGCATTTCAAAACGATGACAGTAAGATTTAAAAAAGGAATAGCTTATATTAAAAAGCATTGGCTATTCATTGGCATACTGTATATTGTATCGATGATATTGATGTCAGGATATGGATATGCCACACAGTGGTTACCAAAACATTTACAGTTTGATGAAACGCAAAATGAATTAGAAATAAATCAATTGTTCAACGTAACTTGGTTTCTACCATTTACATTTTTATTAATAGTAATATTAGCACCAGTGATAGAGGAAATATTTTTTAGACATATTTTAATAGGAGAACTTGGTAAAAAGTTTAATTTTATCGTGATGAGTATCATTTCACTTATTTTATTCGCAGCAATGCATGTTACTGAAGCTAAATCTCCATTTGAGTTAGGACCTTATTTAATATTGGCTTGTGCACTTGTATTCATTTATCTTAAATCAGGAAGAAACCTTGGTGCATCGATAGCTTTTCATATTTTAAATAACTTAATATCCTTTATTATAAGTATTATAACCTTGCGTTAA
- a CDS encoding MurR/RpiR family transcriptional regulator, with the protein MSNVLTKIDHQYPYMTQNEKKIAQFILNCPQKVIHMRSQDLAKKLDISASSVIRFSKKITDSGFNDLKLSISKYVPKASSLYNVELVHNESTSSLRNKLHSRTVKTLGYANDEINDDIVDDICHYLKHSNTIFIYGFGSSFVAATDMYQKLSRVGLNKQLVQESHIFATLLATHNSNDCVILITNNGMQNELQSMVKVIVDYHIPIVTITSTKDNPVALASNIVLTYGKTNDNETHMSGTTSLFAQLFTIDVIYYRYVALNYHASLDFITQSKMALDNYRKHLSNLKFKH; encoded by the coding sequence ATGTCAAACGTATTAACAAAAATTGATCATCAGTATCCATACATGACACAAAATGAAAAGAAGATTGCTCAATTCATTCTTAATTGCCCACAAAAAGTTATTCATATGCGGTCTCAAGACTTAGCAAAAAAGCTTGATATTAGTGCATCATCTGTAATCAGATTTAGTAAAAAAATTACTGATAGTGGCTTCAATGATTTAAAACTCAGTATTTCTAAATATGTACCCAAGGCATCATCACTATATAATGTTGAACTTGTACATAATGAATCAACATCATCTTTACGTAATAAATTACACAGTCGGACTGTTAAGACACTAGGTTATGCCAATGACGAAATAAATGATGACATAGTAGATGATATTTGCCATTATTTAAAACATTCAAATACAATATTTATCTACGGGTTTGGTTCATCTTTTGTTGCTGCAACTGATATGTACCAAAAGTTATCACGTGTAGGTTTAAATAAACAGCTTGTCCAAGAATCACATATATTTGCTACACTACTTGCAACGCATAATTCTAACGATTGCGTCATCTTGATTACAAACAATGGTATGCAAAATGAGTTGCAATCAATGGTCAAAGTTATTGTAGATTATCATATTCCTATTGTTACCATTACAAGCACCAAAGATAACCCAGTAGCATTAGCATCAAATATTGTTTTAACATATGGTAAGACTAATGATAACGAAACACATATGAGTGGTACTACTTCTTTATTCGCACAACTGTTTACCATTGATGTTATCTATTATCGATACGTTGCATTAAATTATCATGCGTCGTTAGATTTTATTACACAGTCTAAAATGGCACTTGATAATTACCGTAAACATTTATCAAATTTAAAATTCAAACATTAA